The Thermosipho japonicus region TCATTATTGTAAATCTTGCAACATATATAGTTGTAAAACTTATAGGTTCTCTAACAAAGGAAAGCATTAGTATCAAGATTGGAACAGCAAGATTAGAAAGCATCAATACTTTAGCTGCTCCAAATTTCTTTCCTAACTTGTGGGAAAAGGTTGAGCCAATACTTGTTCCAAACTGTGCAAGCGCCAAGATAAAACCAATTACTGTTGCACTTAAAGCAAATAAATCATAGAATATGACATTTCCAAAGTGAATGAATAGACCTGCACCAAAACCTACACTAGCAGTTGAAAAAATATAAAATGCAAATATCTTCTTTTGAAATTCATTCATCTTTATTTTTTCTTTTAAAATTACAACTTCATTTATTTTAAGAATTGGAATAAGCGCAAAAACTCTCAATACCATAGACCAAATCATTACATTTCTAAATCCAAAAATATCTCCCAAAAATCCTCCCAATGCATTTCCAATAACCCCTGTCAACATCCTTACTCCAAAATTCATTCCAAAAAATTTAGCTCTATTTTTGTTATGCGTACTTTCAACCAAAAATACATCAGTCAATATCATTATTGCAGAATTAAACCCACCAAATAAAAAAGAAGTAATATAAAGCCAAGTCAAATTAAATGGAAATAATCTCATTATCGCAAATAATGCTCCAAGTGGTTGAACAAGTAAAAGCATCTTTTTTCTACCGATTTTATCTGAAAGAATCCCCAAAAGTATTGCAAGTATTGCTGAACCCCAAAGATTAAAAGACATTATTTTTCCAATAATGGAGTTATTATAGCCAAAATTTTTCAAATATAAATTGAATAGCACTTGATATACATTTCTTGATATACCATTCAAAAACGTATAAAACACAATCCTTACTGGTGGACTCAAAAACATCAACTCCTAAAAATTAATTCGGCTTACAAACTAATTATACAATAAATATAAAAATTATCAATAAAAAAGTCGCCATGGAAAAAATCCATAGCGACTCTTTAAAAATTCTTATTTAATTTATTATTTCCAAAAATATTTTCCAAAATTTTCATTTAAAATTTCTGGAGACTGTAAAATATTTGAAAAACCTATAATTTTTCCAGAAAAACGTTTCAAATTTGGGCAAGAAGAACAATCATCTTTTTTTATTACAAAATTATAGGAATTATCTTTAAATGTATTTCCTACTAACTCTACTTCAGGAGAATTTGCAACTTTAAATGCCTCAACATTTAATTCAAATCTGTTGTTTATTAATTTTTGCTGCCCACTTAATATAACTGCTACGTTTTCATTTTCTAAAAAGTCTGAATTGTATATATATGACATTCTGTTATTCAAAATTAATCCATTTTTCATTCCTTTCATCTCAATATCATTTGCTACAAACATTGAATCCCCAGAAAGCATTATTCCAACACTGTTAAAACTTAAATTTACATTCTTACCTGAACTACTTTTATAATTTACATCTTTAACACTCAAATTTGAAACTTCTAAAAATGATTCTTTTTCTTCATCGGCTACACATACTACTCCATACGCATTATCAAGATTCATATTTACATTGCTCAATGAAATCTTAGAATTTAAAAGTCCAATTCCAATTGAGTTTACTGATCCAATTTCCAAATTTTTTATTACAACATTTGAATTTTCAATATAAATTGTTGGACTTGAGGCAAAAACGTTTTCCGAATCCTTTCCAACATAGTTTATATAAACACCTTCTTCTCCTAATAAAGTCAACTTTTTAGATACTATCGACAAATTTTCTTTGTAAGTACCAGCTTTCAGATAAATTATATCACCATCTTTTGCCTTATCAATAGCTTGTTGAATATTTTCCTCAACTATTATAGTTTCTGAAATAAGAATAATACTAAATGCAAGTAAGAATATAATAACTAAACTTTTTTTCACAAAGATCCCCCCTTTTTAGTATCCCCAATTACACGGATAAACTCTTATTACGTCCCAATCAAGACATTTCTTGCTTTCAGGTTTCCAACAAGCTCCATAACAACCTACAGAGCAAGCAAGCACAGCAATTTTATTAGGAAGTACTTGACAAGCAGTTTGACAAACATTTAAACAAGTATTATCTAAATATCCTGGTTTTTCTTCCCATTTTGTACATATTGCATATGTAACTGGTTCAGTTAAACTTTCATCACATTCTCTATCAAGCTTTGGAAACGACTTAGATACTATCATTTCAAAATCATAATATTGAGAAAAGATTGTCATAGATAACAGTAAAAAAAATAAAATTCCCCAAAATTTCTTCATAATCTCACCCTCCTCTTGTAATAATAGCTTTTAAAATTTTCATATAATTTTACAACCTTCAATTAAATGAATACAAGTTTAATATATATTATTTTTATCTTAAATCCAAACTTTGATTTTGCTAATATTTTCCAATTATCTTA contains the following coding sequences:
- a CDS encoding MFS transporter; the encoded protein is MSPPVRIVFYTFLNGISRNVYQVLFNLYLKNFGYNNSIIGKIMSFNLWGSAILAILLGILSDKIGRKKMLLLVQPLGALFAIMRLFPFNLTWLYITSFLFGGFNSAIMILTDVFLVESTHNKNRAKFFGMNFGVRMLTGVIGNALGGFLGDIFGFRNVMIWSMVLRVFALIPILKINEVVILKEKIKMNEFQKKIFAFYIFSTASVGFGAGLFIHFGNVIFYDLFALSATVIGFILALAQFGTSIGSTFSHKLGKKFGAAKVLMLSNLAVPILILMLSFVREPISFTTIYVARFTIMNMVNPIFNTLVLSYLPKSILASTAGIRSFANNASRAFAAMLFSVLATSSSGYSVIFLISSIFYFVNALVIYVFYKMMKDKDSELYG
- a CDS encoding copper ABC transporter substrate-binding protein; protein product: MKKSLVIIFLLAFSIILISETIIVEENIQQAIDKAKDGDIIYLKAGTYKENLSIVSKKLTLLGEEGVYINYVGKDSENVFASSPTIYIENSNVVIKNLEIGSVNSIGIGLLNSKISLSNVNMNLDNAYGVVCVADEEKESFLEVSNLSVKDVNYKSSSGKNVNLSFNSVGIMLSGDSMFVANDIEMKGMKNGLILNNRMSYIYNSDFLENENVAVILSGQQKLINNRFELNVEAFKVANSPEVELVGNTFKDNSYNFVIKKDDCSSCPNLKRFSGKIIGFSNILQSPEILNENFGKYFWK